DNA from Streptomyces luteogriseus:
GCTTTTCGCCGCTCTTGGGGCCATCCGAGTGGTGTTGATCTGAACATCGACGCGCCACGGGCGTAGGTCCACCACTTCTCGGCCCCCATACACATCATGAGGAAAGTACGCAAATCGCCCAACCCGAAAGTGAGGGGCCGTGGCCCGGAACAAGGTCATGAAGGTGTGGACCGCCATCGTCACCGCATTCATCGCGCTGTGCACGGCGCTCGGACTCGTCACCACGACCGCCGCAGCGGCCGTACCGCAGACCGAGCAGAAGAGCAACAGCAACAGCAACGGCGCGAGCATCCCGCAGCAGCGGACGGCGGCACCGGCGACGTTCCCCTGGTCCTCCCCCAGGGCCCTGCCCCCCACGATGAA
Protein-coding regions in this window:
- a CDS encoding DUF6344 domain-containing protein, with the translated sequence MARNKVMKVWTAIVTAFIALCTALGLVTTTAAAAVPQTEQKSNSNSNGASIPQQRTAAPATFPWSSPRALPPTMKQRIRAEAHGKSPRCRHRSPADTASSPGTDCTDEDPDAEADQLTPLQR